CCGGTGCATCCCACGGAGATTTATGATTCCGCGCTGAACTTTCTATTTTTCTTTTTTCTCACGTGGCTGTTTTATCGCCGGAAATTCGACGGGCAAATCTTTGCGATTTATCTCGTCGGTTACGCGATCCTCCGTTCGTTCGTGGAATATTTTCGCGGCGATTACCCGGTTCATTATCTCTGGGGCGTGGCGACTCCCGCGCAAGTCATCAGCCTGGGCATCGTGACTGGCGGCTTGCTGCTTTTATATTTCCTGCCGCGCGTGATGATCAAACCCGGACAACCGGCGTGAACCGCGTGGCGGCGCAACACGCAATCTGCGCATGAGCACACGTCCGCTTTGGCTGGCCGGCGCGACGGCCACGGGTAAATCTGCGGTCGCTATTCTCCTCGCCGAACATCTCCACGGCGAAATCATTTCAGTGGATTCCATGCAGGTGTATCGCGGGCTGGACATCGGGACCGCCAAGCCGAATGCCGCCGACCAACGCCGCGTGCGGCATCATTTGATTGATGTCGCAGAACTCACTCAGCCGTTTGATGCCGCGCAATTTGTTCGATCAGCCAACGAAGCCGTGAAAGAAATTCAGGCGCGCGGGCGTCGTCCGATTTTTTGCGGCGGCACGGGACTTTATTTCAAAGCCTTCCTCGATGGCCTCGGCGAAGCGCCGCCCGCGGATGCCGCGCTGCGCGCAAAACTGGAAGCCACGCCACTGGTTGAGTTGCTCGATGAGTTATCGCAGAAAGACCCGGCGACGTTTGAAAAAATTGACCGGCAAAATCCGCGCCGCGTGATTCGCGCCGTGGAGGTCATCCGGCTCACCGGCAAACCGTTTTCCGCGCAACGCTCCGAATGGCCAAAGCAAAATAAAACTGGCGAAGCGCCGCCGATGATCTGGGGTTTGGCGCGCCAGCCGGCGGACTTGCACGCGCGCATCAACGAACGAGTGGATGGGATGTTCGAGCACGGACTCGTCGCCGAAGTGAAAAAATTATTGGAGCAAGGCCTGGAACAAAACCGCGCCGCGATGCAGGCGATTGGTTATCGTCAAGTGGTAGAGCATTTGCGCGGCGAACATTCCCTGGCGCAAACCATCGAACTGGTGAAAATCCGCACGCGACAGTTTGCCAAGCGCCAGTTGACGTGGTTTCGGCGGCAGTTGCCGATGAATTGGATTGAGTGCGAAGCGCGGGAAACGGCGGAGGCAGTCGCGAGTAGAATGATTGCACTGAAAGATTTTCCGCACGGCCAGTAGAAAATGTTCGTTGCGAATATTTTCTCATTGGCTATACAAGGGGATGGCGCTTTCCCACCCAAAAATTGTTGCTTTATTCTTTTCAGGCCTACTCTGTGGAGTTGCTTCCGGATGCGGCGGGCTTCAAAAATTCCAAATGGCAATAGATTCTGATCCGCAAGGAGCCAGAATCGAAATCAATAACGAATATATCGGTAAGACCCCAACATCTTATACCATCGCTGGAAATGGCGACCGTTCCTTTAATGGAAGCTGGGTGCAAGGCTCGATGATCGAATTAGTTGCCACGCCTTCAGCACAAGAAACCAACCTCTTCGTACAAAGAAAACTTTTTAGGCCAAGCGCCTTTTTTCAACAAGGCGACCATATTCCCGAAAAGGTATTTTTTGATATGCATTTGAAGACCGATCAAATCAACCTTAGCCAACCCGCACAGATCACTCATTGAAGAAAATGAAAAAGTATTTATTGGCCTTCCTTTTTACAGCGATTATTTGCCTCGGCTTCATTCAAGAAGACGACGCTGCCGATGTAGCTCCCCGGCAAAATTCAGAGTATGCCACCATAAGATGGTCCGGGCGTGATAACAGCTATATAATCAGGCCAAGCGGCCAGGTTGAATTTATTGGCCCGCAACTCGCAAAATTAAAGAAGCCTGACCGTGTGGACGATCGCTCTTTCTACATGAATGTCACCATGAACGCGCTAGCTAAGGAAGGTTATGAGTTTGCCGGGATTTCCAACGACGATATCATAATGAAACGCGCAGTGCATTAGCACCACAAAGTTTTAAAGTGCCGCATCAACCACAGACGCAATTCGGAACGATGAGCACGTAGGCATTTTCACTATCGGTGAGCGGCGGCGGTTGAACCATAAATTCGCCGGCGCAAGTGCCCACGCCGCTTGAACAGGAATTGCTCAGTGGCGCGCCGTTGTAATCCAGCAGGAAGGTTTTTTCGCAATAATTTCCCGCCATCGCGAAATAGCCGACCGCTTTGGCATAGACGTTCGGAATCCAGGTGGTGTTGCCGACTGGCTCGGGCACGAGCACGGACCACGCGGCCGCGCCCAACTGCGGAATGGAAACCGGGCCGGGGAATTGCGATGGGCCGTAGGTGTATTGCGGGGGCAGCAGGCGCGTGGGATCGTCGAGCGCGCCATTTTGTGTGCTGACGAGGGTGAACCAATTAACCTGGCTGACATCAATTGTCGCAAGCAAATCGTCGGTATCACTCTCAAGCATTGTGAGTGTGTATTGATTCGAGAGTTGGACATCCACGGTAACGACGATGCCGAAATTGGGATCGGTCACGGTGTGGATATAATGATCTTCGCTTACCTGCCACACGGAGCCTTCGACACTGGGCGTCAAGCCGGTGTAAGGGAAAGGCAGATACGGCGCGGTTTCCACGTTCGCGGAAGTGGGCGTCAAGCCGCCGGTTTCGTTTTCCTCAAGGGCGGTGGTGGCGGTGAGGTGATTGTAAAAATATTCGAGCGCGGCTTTTTGTTGCTGGGCGGCGGGGGAATTGTCGAGGGTGAGAATTTCCCAGCCATTGCGGGCGACGGATTTTTTGCGCTTGGGGGCGACGGCCTGGATTTTGTAGTCGCGGCGTTCGATGGCGTCCCAGGTGAGGGCGATGTTGCGGAAGAAACCGACGCGGAAGGATTCGAGGTAGGCGCTGAGGAGTTGGGGCGTGAGCGAGGGGATGGGATTGAAGCGGGCGCGGATGCTGAGTTGAATGCGCTCGGGGGTGATGAGGTCGGTGGGTTGGGGGACGTTCATGGGATGAGTGGTTATTGAAAAATTGAATGCGCCGGACGGCGGGCGGGGTTGGTCGGGAGGGCGGACTCGGTGGGGACCCGGGTGGGATGGGCACCGTCCGGCGCGGTGGAAAAACGCGGGAGCGAAGGGCTGGCGGAGGAGGCGCCCGGCGGGGGCGTCTGACTTTCGACTCTCACGTTATGACGTTTTGTCATGCTCCTGTTATCTCAAAAAGGAGTCGCGAATTTGTAACCTATGGAAGGATTGACACGATTTTTTTATTTTCGATTTTTGAGAGGAGGAATGTGGGTTTGGGGCAATGTTGGCGGGGGATTTTTGATGAATGAAAAAGTGGGGAAATTTTGAGGGGTGAAGAAATTATTTTTGATAATTGTGGGGAGGGTGGTTTTGCTGCGGAGTGGAGGTGGATTTTAACCGCGGAGACACGGAGGTTCTTGCGGACGGCTATTAGGAGAAGGATTTTTCTTAGCCACGGATGGAACACGGAGCGAACACGGAAGGGGTGATGAATTTTTTTCTTTGGGTGATGGATAGGGGCGGGTTCGTTGGGTGGCGGCGGGGTGCCCAGAGATGCTCGCCTGGGCTCGCCTCGCTGCGCTCGATAGAGAGAGGGAGGTTTTGGGGGCGTTATTCCCCTAACTGAAGTTAGGGGTTAATGAGAAGTTTTGGATTCTGTGGATGATCTGGAAAAAAGGCGAGCGGTTCTTTCGTCCTTGCAGGACTTGGTTGAAGGAGGATTCAACCCAGCCATAAATGGCTGGGCTAAGTTCTGTCGTCCCTGCGGGACTTCGGACGGCTGCGCGGTTGCACCGCGAGGGAGGGTGATGAATGCGTTTGGTTTTGTTATGCGGCTTGCTGTGGCGCAGGTTTTTGATTAGTCACGGCTCGCGAGTACGCTCGCCCTCCCTTGGTTGAGGGCGCCGGGATGGTGGCATGCTGGTGGAGTGCTTGCGATTTCTTTCGTCCCTGCGGGACTTGGGTGGAACGGATGCAAACCCAGCCATAAATGGCTGGGCTAAGTTCTGTCGTCCCTGCGGGACTTCGGACGGCTGCGCGGTCGCACCGCGTGGGCGGGAGATGAATGCGTTTGGTTTTGTTTTGCGGCTTGCAGGGGTGCAGGTTTTTGATTAGTCACGGCTCGCGGGTACGCTCGCCCTCCCTTGGTTGAGGATGCCGGGAGGGTGGCATCGCCGGTGGAGTGATTTCGATTTCTTTCGTCCCTGCGGCTTTTGAGCGGGGGGAATTAATTGGTGGTGACGCGGTAGAAGCGGGCGGTGGTGGAGGGCGAGGGGTCTTGAAGGGTGATGGGGTCGCCGGTGCCGGGGATGGAGGAGAGCGGGGTCCAGGCGGGGTCGGTGAGGTTGTCTTTGTAGAGGAGGGTGTAGGTGAGGCCGGGCTGGCTGGGGAGGGAAATGTTTATGGCGCCGTTGGTGGCGGTGATGTTAAGCGGCGGGAGGGTGGCGATGAGTTGGGCGGTGGCGGTGGCGGCTCCGGCGAGGTTGGTTACGGTTAAAGTGTACGGCCCAGATTGGGCGGGTTGAATATTGGTGAGGGTCAGAGTGTTGGTGGTGGCGTCGCTAATATTCGTGCCGCTGAAGGACCATTGGTAACTGAGGAGGATGCCGCCGGCGGTGGCTTGGAAAGCGGCGTTGCTGCCGACGAAGACGGTGAGGTTCGTGGGCGAGGTGAGAATGGCGGGCGGCGTGACGACAATGAGGCGGGCGACCGAACTGGTGATCACATTAACGGTGTTGGTGATGACGACGTAGTAACTGCCGCATTGATTGGTTTGCGCGTTGGTGATGGACAGGGTGGGATCGGTCGCGCCGAAAATATTTGTGCCAGCGAAATACCATTGATAACTCAGCGACGTGCCGGCGGCGGTGACTTGGAATATGGCGTTGGAGCCGAGGGGAATGATTTGGTTCGTAGGTTGGGTAGTGATGCTGGCAGAAACGAGGACAGTGAGATTGATGGGCGCGCTGGTGGCGGCGTTCACGGGGTTGGAGACGATGACGAAATAATTTCCGGCTTGCGATGGATCAACGGTGAAGAGATTCAGGGTGGCGTTCGTTTGCGCGAACAAGGCGTTCGTGCCGAAATACCATTGGAAGCTGAGGCTCGAGCCGAGAGCAGTCACTTGGAAAGTGACGTTGGAACCGGCGATGACGGTTTGGTTGGTGGTTTGCGCGATGATGGTGGGCACGACGAGGACGGTGAGATTTATGGGCGCGCTTTGCGCAACGCCAACTGAATTGGAAACGATGACGGAATAATTTCCCGCCTGACTGGGTTGGGCAGAGAAAATTGTGAGTGAGAAATTTGTTTCGCCGACCAAAAGATTTGTGCCGAAGTACCATTGGAAATTGAGCGGGTCGGAGCCGAGAGCGTTCACCTGAAAGGTGACGTTGGAACCGGCGATGACGGTTTGGTTGGTGGTTTGCGCGATGATGGAGGGCGCAACGAGGACGGTGAGATTTATGGGCGCGCTTATCGCAACGCCAACTGAATTGGAAACGATGACGGAATAATTTCCGGCTTGAGCGGGTTGGGCGGCAAAGACGGTGAGCGAGAAATTTGTTTCGCCGACGAGGAGATTGGTGCCGAAATACCACTGGAAGTTGAGTGAGCCTGAACCGCTGGCGCTCACCTGGAAGGTGGCGTCGGAACCGGCGACGACAATTTGGTTGGTGGTTTGCGCGATGATGGCGGGCGCGACGAGGAGGGTGAGGCTGACGGGCGCGCTGGTGATGCTGGTGATGGAGTTGGAGATGACGACGAAATAATTTCCGGCCTGAGCGGGTTGGGCGTCGAAAATAGTGAGCGAGAAATTTGTTTCACCGACCAAAAGATTGGTGCCGAAGTACCATTGATAAGACAAGGGCGTGGCGCCGCTGGCGGTGACCTGGAAAGTGGCGTTGTCGCCGACGTTGACGATTTGATTTGCCGGGGGCGTGCTGATGCCGGGCGGCGCGAAGACGGTGAGGTTGACGGTGGCGTTGGTGGCGCTGACAAGGTTCGACACGACGAGGGTGTAAGCGCCGGAGTCGGTGAATTGAACGTCGAAGAGATTGAGCGTGGCGTTGGTTTGTCCAAGGAGCGGGTCATTCGCGAAATACCATTGGTAAGAAATCACGGGCGCACCGGTGGCGGTGAATTCGAATTGAACATCTGCTCCGGCGTTGACGGTTTGGTTGGTGGCGAAACCCGTGAGGACGACGGGATCCTGCGCTATGCTGGTGGCGGTGGAGGTATTGTTCAGCGAGTTCGTATCGAACGTGGATGACGAAACGGCAGCGGTGTTGATGATGAGACCGGGGTTTTCGGGCGCGACGGTGAGCGTGAGAATAGTGGCCGCGCCCGCGGGAAGATCGCCAAGGTTCCAGGAGATGCTCGCGCCATTGGTGATTGAGCCGGGACTTGCGATGACGAATGTGCCGGAGGGAATGGTGTCAGACACGATGACGTTGGTGGCGGTGATGGGGCCGGAATTGGTGACGGTGAGATTAAAATTCAAATCGGAACCGACGGCGACCGGGACGGGCGAGGCTTGCTGGCTGATGGCCACATCGGCGGTGTCGTTGCAACAGACATACATATTGTCGAGCAGGGAAATCGTATCAATGAACCAGCCGATGTTGCCGCCGCTGGCGGAAGTATTGACGTCGGTCACGCAACGCCATTTGAGATGAATGGTTTGGCTGGCGACAGCGGCGGGCAGTGTGACGGTGGTGGTGGTGAAGCCGCCGGAATTGCCGCTCCACGCCCGGCGGTTGGCGATGCCACTGCTGCGCGAACTGCTGATGGTGCGGACGTAGCCGCCGGTGACGAAGCTGCCGCCCGCGGTGATGATGTCCGTGAAGGCGCCCGAGCCGATTTGAATTTCGAGCACGCCGCCGTCATCGCCGGTAGCGCTGCCGCTGCTCTGCAAATTGTACGCATTGCGGAAAGTGAGTTGGGCGTTGGTCGAAACGATGGCGATGGGCGGTGAAATCAAATCGGCTTCGCCGATGCCCGAGGCATCGCCCGCGAAGGCGGCGTTGGGCAGGGAATCTTTGTTGGTAGTGGACGTGATCCAGCGGGATTGCGCGCCGGAACTGCTCGTGACCCAGCCGCCGGGAAGCGATGGCGCGGGGAAGGCATCGAAGCTCTCGGAAAAATTGGTGAAGGAGACAAGCTGGCCGAGCGGCAGGGTGAAATTAATATTGCTGAGCGAGCCGGTGGCATCCTGGATTTGCAGCGTGGCGGTGAGGCTGCCGCCGCAAGTGCCGCCGGCGGTGAAGGTGAACGGCATGCTAATGATCGAGCCATCGGCGGGAATAACGCCGTAGGATTGCGCGCCACCGGGCAGGAGGATGCCGCTGTTCGGCAGGAGCGTGGCGACGAGATTCGAGGTGCTGCCGGTGCCGATATTTTCGAGAAAGAAATTCACGGTGACGAGTTCGCCGGGATCAATGGCGCCGTTGGTGGGGAAGCAATTTTCGGCGGCGACTTGATAGCCCGCGCCGATGAGGTTGGGCACGGGCAGGAGGTTGGCGTTGTAAATGACGAGGGCGAAATCCTGGCTGAGGGAATTGCTGGGATTGGGCACGCCGACGGAATTGATGCTCGTGCCGGTGACGGTGACGGAAAAATTTCCGGTGACGCCGGGCGGAAGGAAAACGCTTTCGACATTGTTTTTCACATCGGCCGAGCCGCCGAGCGCGGAGTAGGCGCCGTTGAAGACGTTGCCTTTATAAGTCGCGCCGCCGATGGTGACGGTGAGGTCGAGATTATTATTGTAGGCGTTGCCGACGATATTGCCGGGGGCATCGGTCCACGCGAGCGTGACGCGGAAGCCGTTGGTGGAATTGGGAATCGTGCCGAGATAAGTGCGGGATTGGCCGCTGGCGGTGAGGAGGTCGGCGGGCAGTTGATCGCGAAGGATGCGCGGGGTTCCGTCGAAGGCCAGGCCGAGATTCATTTCGCCCATGCCTTGCGAGGCGGAGGGGAGAGTATCGCCGGCATAGAGGCCGGTGAGGTAGCGGGCGGAGTTCATGAGGAACGCCTTGGTCATCGCGGGGCTGGGCAAGTTGGTGAACTGATTGTAAAAATATTGGAGGACGAGCGCGGCGCCGCCGGCGACGGCCGGGGTGGAATGACTGGTGCCGGAGGAGGCGGTGTAGAATTGCTGATTGAACGGCCAGAAGGGTCCGGATGGGCCGCCGGAAATGCCGTTGCCGCTGAAACAGGAATCGGCGAGGCCGTTAGGAAAATCCACGGAATCGTCCAGCGCTTGAAAAACGCCGCCGCTGATGTGCGTGCCGGGGGCGACGAGGTCGGGCTTGAAGCGGCCATCGGCGCAGGGGCCGTGGCTGGTAAAATAAACGAGGTCGTTGGCGTTGTCGGCTTGGCCGTCGCTGATGTCGCTGCCGTCTGAGCCGCCGAAGAGTTGGACATTTTCGGATGCGCCGACGGAGATGACATTTTTGGCGGAGCCGGGACTGTCAATGGTTTGAGGGTTGGGGCCGTCGTTGCCGGCGGCGAAGACGATGACCATGCCGTGGTTGCCCGGCTCGGTGGAACCGGGGGAGTGGGAATTGCGCACGAGGAGGTCATAGACTTGGGCTTCGCTGTCGTAGATGCCTTGGGAAGCGCCGGCGCCGAAACTGTTGTTGCTGACGCGCGCGCCGTTTTGATAGGCATCGGCCTGGAGGTTGGTGAAATTTGGGAAGGTGTAATTTGGATCGAAGATCACGGAGGAGCCGACGCTGACGAAGGGGCACACGCCGAGGCCGTAATGAAATCCGCTGCTGTCGGCGAAGGGGAAATTGGGGAAGTCATCGTAGCCGGCAATGATGTGGGCGTTGATGGTGCCGTGGCCATCGCAACCTTCGAGCGTGCCGCCGGGATTGAGCGAGCCTTCGACGCGCGCGTAGGCGACGCGGCTGGGATTGGCGGGATCGCCGCCGGCGTAGAGGCCGAAGTGATTGGGCGCGGTCGAGCCGTTGTCGAGGCCGCTGTCGGTGACGTCCACTACGAAGTTGGTAAATTGCGATTGATTGAAACCAAGACTTTCGAGCCACGCGAGGTAGCCGGGGCCGTTGGGAATGCCGCCGGTGAGATTTCCGGCGACGATTTGGTCCTGGCGTTCGTCGAGTTCTTTGCGCGGAAAAAAGGGCAGGATGCTAACGACGTCGGGTTGCGCGGCGAGCAGGGAAAGGTCTTTGGGGTTCAGCGGGACGACGAGGTTTAGGTATTGCATGACTTCCAGGCGGCGCTTGATGGGGGCGAGCTTGAGGCGGTCAAGGAGTTGCAGGGTGGCGGGGTTGGCGTTGGGGTCGGCGACGAGTTGGACGTCGAAAAGGTCGGTGCCGATGACGCGCGGGTTGCCGGAGGAATCGGTGGTGCGGGCGAGGGGATGGATTTTGTAGTTGGCGAGATAGGCGCCTTCCCATTGGTAATGCGGTTTGACGGCGGCGAAGGTTTGGATTTGCGCGAGTGCGAAGGCATCGGCGTAAACGAGGTAGGTATTCTCGGGGATGTAGGTGACGATTTGCGCGCCGGCATCGAGGAGTTCCTGTCGCCAATCATTTTGGACGGGACCGGCGAATTGAACGAGGTGGAGGTGGCGGCCGGAAAAATTTCCGCCGGCCTGGCGCAGCGCGCGGACTTCGGCGCGGCGGGTATCGAGACGGGCGGCGTGGAGGGAAATTTCGTTATAGGAATCGCGGAGTTCGAGCGCGGCGTTCGTGAGGTCGGCGGCGGTGAGTTGGGAGGATTCGTAAAGTTTATAGCTGCCGTAATCGGCGATGAGGCGGGCGCCGCGGGATTCGAGTTGGCGAGCGAGGGCGGGATTGGAGGTTTGGATTTTGTGGGTGTCGGTGGTTTGGGCGGTGGCGATGTGGCAGAGGAAAATAAACAGGAGGCTGAAAAACGCAGGGGAGAAAAATCGGCCGCGCGAGGGAGGCGGCGAACAGAGGCGTTGGATCAACGTCATCATCGTGAAACGGCGCGTTACTGTATCACGAATTGCTGAAGATTCGAGATTTAGTCATATTGCGATAAAAAATTGGCGCGGCGTTTTCCTGGTTTGGGAAACGTCAGCGACCGGCATTCTTATATACGTGGGTGAGAGCAGGATGGTTGCCGAGGGAAGGGCGGGAAGAAGGAAAAGGCGGTTAAATATTTGAGAATCAGATTGATGGGCGGATTTTTAGGAGGAGAAGGCGGGGTAGCAGGTTTTACAAAAGTGTAAGAAAAGGCGACGGAACGGGGGAATTTACGATTTACGATTTACGCGCGTTGGGTGCGGGGCGGCGGCGCAGGGGGTTGTTGGCGAGTTGGAGGCTGCGGTCGCGCATTTTTTCGATGATGGCGATTTTTTCGGTGAAGGACAAAGCGGCGAGTTCGGCGCGGCGGGCTTTTTTTAGTGCCAGCATTTTGTCCATTATTTGGCTTTGCATTTGATTTACGACGTTTAATGCGTTTTCTATTCCCATCGAGGATAGACATTAGTCGCGGAGAGAAGCGTGTCAATTATTCGGATGGGTGATGGGTTAGGCGGTGAGATGATGGATGTGGTGGAAAAATTGAGGCGCTTGCGGGAGGAAGGCGGTAACGCGCTTGGGACGCGACTCGCTTCGCTCTATATAGTGGGGGGATTTTTTGTGAGTGACCCAGGGTTGGTTCGGGGACGAACCAACCCTGGGCTTTGTTGCGAAACCTCTTTGAGGTTTTCAGATGGGGACTCACGGGGACGGCGGAGCGGTAGTTCTGTCATTTTGACGTGATGGTTATGGGATAAGATGCCCCTCTCTCCGGCTCTCTCCCCACGTTGTCGTGGGGCGAGAGGGGCCGAGTGCGTTCGGTTGACGATTGTGCATTGACGAAGGAAAGGCGTTTGTTGAATCGGTGATTTCTTTCGTCCCTGCGGGACTCGAATTGCGACGGAGAGGAACCCAGCAATAAATTGCTGGGCTAAGATCTGCCGTCCCTGCGGGACTTGGGACGGCTGCGCGGCAGCGCAGCCCTACCTTGCGCTGGATTTTCGGTTGTCCCTGCGGGACTGCGGGCGGCGGGGTGGCAGATCCGTCCTGCCAGGTTAGTTTTGGGGAAGAGAGGGATGGAATGCGTTGGGAGGTGTTTTGGTTTTGACGGTATTTATGCCGAAATGAGGTCACGGCTCGCGGGTACGCTCGCCCTCCCTTTTAAAGTGAGTTGGGGCGGCGGAGGGTTAGGGGTTCGTAGGCGAAGGGGCCGGTGGAGGTGGCGGCGGCTTCTATCGCGAGGGCGAGGCTCCAGAAATGGTCGGCGTGGCCGGTGGTGTCGCGGGTGGCGGCGATGCTGACGCGACCACCGGGGGTGACGATGCGTTCGGGTTTTCGCAGGTCGTCGCGGAGCAGAGCGTCGGCGGGTTGGTGGATGCGACGGTGTTCGTAGGCTTGCAGGAGTTCGAGGGCGAGGGCTTCGGTGACGCGGACGGTTTCGTGTTTTCTGCCTTCGGCCTGGATGGCGCGGGTGGCGGGGACGGTGGTGGCGAAGTTGATGCCGTGGATTCTTCCAACGCCAAATTCTTTTTGGGCGTATTCAAATAATCCCAAGCCGAGGCCGGTCATGTCTATGGCGGCGCGGTGGAATTTGGGCAGGCGGCAGATTTCGCCGAGGCGCAGTTGCTGGTCGGGCAGGCGCATGTCGCGGATGCGCAGGATGGCGCGGATGAAAAAAGTCTGGCCGGATTTTTCTATTACAGTGATGACGGAGAGGTCGGATTTGCGGGCGACATCGAAGCCGA
This genomic interval from Verrucomicrobiia bacterium contains the following:
- the miaA gene encoding tRNA (adenosine(37)-N6)-dimethylallyltransferase MiaA; protein product: MSTRPLWLAGATATGKSAVAILLAEHLHGEIISVDSMQVYRGLDIGTAKPNAADQRRVRHHLIDVAELTQPFDAAQFVRSANEAVKEIQARGRRPIFCGGTGLYFKAFLDGLGEAPPADAALRAKLEATPLVELLDELSQKDPATFEKIDRQNPRRVIRAVEVIRLTGKPFSAQRSEWPKQNKTGEAPPMIWGLARQPADLHARINERVDGMFEHGLVAEVKKLLEQGLEQNRAAMQAIGYRQVVEHLRGEHSLAQTIELVKIRTRQFAKRQLTWFRRQLPMNWIECEARETAEAVASRMIALKDFPHGQ
- a CDS encoding PEGA domain-containing protein, which gives rise to MALSHPKIVALFFSGLLCGVASGCGGLQKFQMAIDSDPQGARIEINNEYIGKTPTSYTIAGNGDRSFNGSWVQGSMIELVATPSAQETNLFVQRKLFRPSAFFQQGDHIPEKVFFDMHLKTDQINLSQPAQITH
- a CDS encoding immunoglobulin domain-containing protein, which translates into the protein MMTLIQRLCSPPPSRGRFFSPAFFSLLFIFLCHIATAQTTDTHKIQTSNPALARQLESRGARLIADYGSYKLYESSQLTAADLTNAALELRDSYNEISLHAARLDTRRAEVRALRQAGGNFSGRHLHLVQFAGPVQNDWRQELLDAGAQIVTYIPENTYLVYADAFALAQIQTFAAVKPHYQWEGAYLANYKIHPLARTTDSSGNPRVIGTDLFDVQLVADPNANPATLQLLDRLKLAPIKRRLEVMQYLNLVVPLNPKDLSLLAAQPDVVSILPFFPRKELDERQDQIVAGNLTGGIPNGPGYLAWLESLGFNQSQFTNFVVDVTDSGLDNGSTAPNHFGLYAGGDPANPSRVAYARVEGSLNPGGTLEGCDGHGTINAHIIAGYDDFPNFPFADSSGFHYGLGVCPFVSVGSSVIFDPNYTFPNFTNLQADAYQNGARVSNNSFGAGASQGIYDSEAQVYDLLVRNSHSPGSTEPGNHGMVIVFAAGNDGPNPQTIDSPGSAKNVISVGASENVQLFGGSDGSDISDGQADNANDLVYFTSHGPCADGRFKPDLVAPGTHISGGVFQALDDSVDFPNGLADSCFSGNGISGGPSGPFWPFNQQFYTASSGTSHSTPAVAGGAALVLQYFYNQFTNLPSPAMTKAFLMNSARYLTGLYAGDTLPSASQGMGEMNLGLAFDGTPRILRDQLPADLLTASGQSRTYLGTIPNSTNGFRVTLAWTDAPGNIVGNAYNNNLDLTVTIGGATYKGNVFNGAYSALGGSADVKNNVESVFLPPGVTGNFSVTVTGTSINSVGVPNPSNSLSQDFALVIYNANLLPVPNLIGAGYQVAAENCFPTNGAIDPGELVTVNFFLENIGTGSTSNLVATLLPNSGILLPGGAQSYGVIPADGSIISMPFTFTAGGTCGGSLTATLQIQDATGSLSNINFTLPLGQLVSFTNFSESFDAFPAPSLPGGWVTSSSGAQSRWITSTTNKDSLPNAAFAGDASGIGEADLISPPIAIVSTNAQLTFRNAYNLQSSGSATGDDGGVLEIQIGSGAFTDIITAGGSFVTGGYVRTISSSRSSGIANRRAWSGNSGGFTTTTVTLPAAVASQTIHLKWRCVTDVNTSASGGNIGWFIDTISLLDNMYVCCNDTADVAISQQASPVPVAVGSDLNFNLTVTNSGPITATNVIVSDTIPSGTFVIASPGSITNGASISWNLGDLPAGAATILTLTVAPENPGLIINTAAVSSSTFDTNSLNNTSTATSIAQDPVVLTGFATNQTVNAGADVQFEFTATGAPVISYQWYFANDPLLGQTNATLNLFDVQFTDSGAYTLVVSNLVSATNATVNLTVFAPPGISTPPANQIVNVGDNATFQVTASGATPLSYQWYFGTNLLVGETNFSLTIFDAQPAQAGNYFVVISNSITSITSAPVSLTLLVAPAIIAQTTNQIVVAGSDATFQVSASGSGSLNFQWYFGTNLLVGETNFSLTVFAAQPAQAGNYSVIVSNSVGVAISAPINLTVLVAPSIIAQTTNQTVIAGSNVTFQVNALGSDPLNFQWYFGTNLLVGETNFSLTIFSAQPSQAGNYSVIVSNSVGVAQSAPINLTVLVVPTIIAQTTNQTVIAGSNVTFQVTALGSSLSFQWYFGTNALFAQTNATLNLFTVDPSQAGNYFVIVSNPVNAATSAPINLTVLVSASITTQPTNQIIPLGSNAIFQVTAAGTSLSYQWYFAGTNIFGATDPTLSITNAQTNQCGSYYVVITNTVNVITSSVARLIVVTPPAILTSPTNLTVFVGSNAAFQATAGGILLSYQWSFSGTNISDATTNTLTLTNIQPAQSGPYTLTVTNLAGAATATAQLIATLPPLNITATNGAINISLPSQPGLTYTLLYKDNLTDPAWTPLSSIPGTGDPITLQDPSPSTTARFYRVTTN